A genomic segment from Demetria terragena DSM 11295 encodes:
- the map gene encoding type I methionyl aminopeptidase produces MPTSTPIRPGRVSPLRTVPDRITRPPYVGLDEPPAPRLPDVKDAETIDKMRIAGRLAAQALRAAGDAAVPGVTTDHLDRVGHEFLLDHGAYPSTLGYRGFPKSLCASVNEVVCHGIPDDRPLQDGDIVKIDITAFINGVHGDNCATFIVGEAEPQVTELVERTKQAMLRGIKAAMPGRQVNIIGRVIESYARRFGYGVVRDYTGHGIGDAFHSGLVIPHYDAAPLYTDVIEPGMTFTVEPMLNLGTPEWDLWDDGWTAVTKDRQWSAQFENTILITESGPEILTQP; encoded by the coding sequence CGACCGCCCTACGTCGGCCTCGACGAGCCGCCCGCACCGCGCCTGCCTGACGTCAAAGACGCCGAGACCATTGACAAGATGCGCATCGCTGGGCGCCTTGCAGCCCAGGCCCTTCGGGCTGCTGGCGATGCGGCAGTCCCGGGAGTCACTACCGACCATCTCGACCGGGTCGGCCACGAATTTCTGCTGGACCATGGCGCCTATCCCTCCACGCTGGGATACCGCGGCTTTCCCAAGTCGCTGTGCGCATCCGTCAACGAGGTCGTCTGCCACGGCATCCCAGATGACCGGCCGCTGCAGGACGGCGACATCGTCAAAATCGACATCACCGCATTCATCAACGGCGTCCACGGCGACAACTGCGCCACCTTCATCGTCGGCGAGGCCGAACCGCAGGTCACCGAGTTGGTCGAGCGCACCAAGCAGGCCATGCTTCGGGGAATCAAGGCCGCGATGCCCGGGCGGCAGGTCAACATCATTGGCCGCGTTATCGAGTCCTATGCACGCCGCTTCGGCTACGGCGTCGTCCGCGACTACACCGGGCACGGCATTGGCGACGCCTTTCACTCCGGCCTGGTGATCCCGCACTACGACGCGGCGCCCCTCTACACCGACGTCATCGAACCAGGCATGACGTTTACCGTCGAGCCGATGCTCAACCTCGGAACACCAGAGTGGGATCTGTGGGATGACGGCTGGACCGCGGTCACCAAAGACCGTCAATGGTCAGCTCAGTTCGAAAACACCATTCTCATCACCGAATCCGGTCCTGAGATTCTGACCCAACCCTGA